A region from the Sandaracinus amylolyticus genome encodes:
- a CDS encoding hemerythrin domain-containing protein: MARPTEIAGQAMGKLKGAKQALTGGAGIFERLSTEHGEISTLIRRVAATTDDSNVRKELFERIRTELAAHARAEEKEVYSTFRAIGDIGGKMDDSADEHHRIERYLEQLDAMPITDDRWIEVFREMMMLVQHHVIEEEQQIFPAAKKALTKEQSFALEARYLESKSKELDSFT, from the coding sequence ATGGCGCGACCGACCGAGATCGCCGGCCAGGCGATGGGCAAGCTCAAGGGCGCGAAGCAGGCGCTCACGGGCGGAGCGGGGATCTTCGAGCGGCTCTCGACGGAGCACGGCGAGATCTCGACGCTGATCCGCCGCGTGGCGGCCACGACGGACGACTCGAACGTGCGGAAGGAGCTCTTCGAGCGCATCCGCACCGAGCTCGCGGCGCACGCGCGGGCCGAGGAGAAGGAGGTCTATTCGACGTTCCGCGCGATCGGCGACATCGGCGGCAAGATGGACGACTCCGCCGACGAGCATCATCGGATCGAGCGCTATCTCGAGCAGCTCGACGCGATGCCGATCACCGACGACCGGTGGATCGAGGTCTTCCGCGAGATGATGATGCTCGTGCAGCACCACGTGATCGAGGAGGAGCAGCAGATCTTCCCCGCCGCGAAGAAGGCGCTCACGAAGGAGCAGTCCTTCGCGCTCGAGGCGCGTTATCTGGAGTCGAAGTCGAAGGAGCTCGACTCGTTCACGTGA